One window of the Streptomyces asoensis genome contains the following:
- a CDS encoding DoxX family protein has translation MSETTASLAATTSAAASTRGRRARIALRGLQVLLALFYGIVSALPKLIAHPSAADAFDEMGWGSGGMYTIGALELAGAVALLIPVLQSVAAVALGALMVGAFVVQVVVFDGQNAATPLILLVPLALIAWKRRESNVELLRLARRGA, from the coding sequence ATGTCCGAGACCACGGCTTCCCTCGCCGCCACCACTTCCGCTGCCGCGAGCACCCGAGGCCGCCGCGCCCGGATCGCCCTGCGAGGCTTGCAGGTGCTCCTCGCGCTCTTCTACGGCATCGTCAGCGCGCTGCCGAAGCTGATCGCGCACCCGTCGGCCGCCGACGCCTTCGACGAGATGGGCTGGGGCAGCGGGGGCATGTACACCATCGGCGCCTTGGAACTCGCCGGTGCGGTCGCCCTGCTCATTCCGGTGCTCCAGTCCGTGGCGGCGGTGGCGCTGGGGGCGCTGATGGTGGGCGCGTTCGTCGTCCAGGTCGTCGTCTTCGACGGCCAGAACGCGGCGACGCCGCTCATCCTGCTCGTACCCCTGGCGCTCATAGCCTGGAAGCGACGGGAGTCGAACGTGGAGCTGCTGCGGTTGGCGCGGCGAGGGGCGTGA
- a CDS encoding class I SAM-dependent methyltransferase, whose translation MRDGYKGTGPGAITPDGCAVELYSRLPVGNEPEVIAEAVPAGAHILELGSGVGRVTHALLERGFTVTAVDESAEMLERVRGARTICSPIEDLALAETFDVVMLASFLVHNGDVELRRRMLRACARHVAKGGCVLIQREGEDYHSNVPRERVDPSGFTIRIVSDEPVGDGVHSVRAEYDFPDAVWTQTFRSRPLTKDQFEEALAEAGLRVERYLTEDRMWVRAVPVTE comes from the coding sequence ATGCGAGACGGATACAAGGGAACCGGTCCCGGTGCGATCACCCCGGACGGCTGCGCGGTCGAGCTCTACTCGCGCCTGCCGGTGGGGAACGAGCCGGAAGTCATCGCCGAGGCGGTGCCGGCGGGCGCGCACATCCTCGAGCTGGGCAGCGGGGTCGGCCGAGTGACCCACGCCCTGCTGGAGCGCGGGTTCACGGTCACGGCGGTGGACGAGTCCGCCGAGATGCTGGAGCGCGTCCGCGGGGCCCGCACGATATGCAGCCCCATCGAGGACCTCGCCCTGGCAGAGACGTTCGACGTGGTGATGCTCGCGTCGTTCCTCGTGCACAACGGCGACGTCGAGTTACGGCGAAGGATGTTGCGGGCCTGCGCACGGCACGTCGCGAAGGGCGGCTGCGTGCTGATCCAACGGGAAGGAGAGGACTACCACTCGAACGTGCCGCGCGAGCGCGTCGACCCGAGCGGCTTCACGATCCGGATCGTCTCGGACGAGCCCGTCGGGGACGGCGTCCACTCCGTCCGCGCGGAGTACGACTTCCCGGACGCGGTGTGGACCCAGACCTTCCGGTCCCGGCCACTGACCAAGGACCAGTTCGAGGAGGCCCTGGCGGAGGCGGGTCTGAGGGTGGAGCGCTATCTGACGGAGGACCGGATGTGGGTGAGGGCGGTGCCGGTGACGGAGTAG
- a CDS encoding DUF6343 family protein, translated as MRTGSEPVTARSALRMRLWLTLWGLAWAIFGTAAFALVGRPGWAAACGVLWLVITVDLTMILRHRRQGPHYQPGRDIPPYRPPEHRHP; from the coding sequence ATGCGTACGGGCAGTGAGCCGGTGACAGCGCGCAGTGCGCTGCGGATGCGTCTGTGGCTGACCCTGTGGGGCCTGGCCTGGGCGATCTTCGGGACGGCCGCGTTCGCTCTCGTGGGGCGTCCGGGGTGGGCGGCCGCGTGCGGGGTGCTGTGGCTGGTGATCACGGTCGATCTGACGATGATCCTCAGGCATCGGCGGCAGGGCCCCCACTATCAGCCGGGCCGCGACATCCCGCCGTACCGGCCTCCCGAGCACCGCCACCCTTGA
- a CDS encoding tetratricopeptide repeat protein produces the protein MPDTSGSTGRTPETHVIDFRAAEHLLAARDPRGAVKLLDGVIAAHPENTAARLLRARAFFAAAQLRPAELEFTIVLEREPDNAFAHFALGRTYERQGRGDQAKRHFRLAAALDPNPQYLKAARFES, from the coding sequence GTGCCCGATACCAGCGGTTCGACCGGACGTACTCCGGAGACACACGTCATCGACTTCCGTGCCGCGGAGCATCTGCTCGCCGCACGGGACCCGCGGGGCGCGGTGAAGTTGCTCGACGGAGTCATCGCCGCGCACCCCGAGAACACCGCCGCCCGGCTGCTGCGCGCGCGTGCCTTCTTCGCCGCCGCCCAACTACGGCCTGCCGAGCTGGAGTTCACCATCGTCCTGGAGCGCGAACCGGACAACGCCTTCGCGCACTTCGCGCTCGGCCGTACCTATGAGCGGCAGGGCCGGGGCGACCAGGCCAAGCGGCACTTCCGGCTGGCCGCGGCACTGGACCCGAACCCGCAGTACCTCAAAGCGGCACGCTTCGAAAGCTGA
- the coaE gene encoding dephospho-CoA kinase — protein sequence MLKVGLTGGIGAGKSEVSRLLVECGAVLIDADRIAREVVAPGTPGLAAVVDAFGADVLAPDGSLDRPRLGSVVFADPAKLAVLNSIVHPLVGARSRELEAAAPEDAVVVHDVPLLTENALGPLYDVVVVVDAAPETQLDRLVRLRGMTEEDARARMAAQATRDKRRDIADIVIDNDVPLAELHRRVKDVWADLTRRAHAPHGTSPE from the coding sequence ATGCTGAAAGTGGGCCTGACCGGCGGGATCGGCGCCGGCAAGAGCGAGGTGTCACGGCTGCTCGTCGAGTGCGGGGCCGTACTGATCGACGCGGACCGCATCGCACGCGAGGTCGTCGCGCCGGGCACCCCGGGACTCGCGGCGGTCGTGGACGCGTTCGGCGCGGACGTCCTCGCCCCGGACGGCAGCCTCGACCGCCCCCGCCTGGGCTCGGTCGTCTTCGCCGACCCCGCGAAACTGGCAGTCCTCAACTCGATCGTGCATCCCCTGGTCGGCGCCCGCTCCCGCGAACTCGAGGCGGCCGCCCCCGAGGACGCCGTCGTCGTCCACGACGTCCCCCTCCTCACCGAGAACGCCCTCGGCCCCCTGTACGACGTCGTGGTCGTCGTCGACGCGGCCCCCGAGACCCAGCTCGACCGGCTCGTCCGGCTCCGCGGCATGACGGAGGAGGACGCACGCGCGCGGATGGCCGCCCAGGCGACCCGCGACAAGCGCCGGGACATCGCGGACATCGTGATCGACAACGACGTACCGCTCGCGGAACTCCACCGGCGAGTGAAGGACGTATGGGCCGACCTCACGCGCAGAGCGCACGCGCCGCACGGGACCTCTCCGGAATAG
- a CDS encoding PAC2 family protein, with amino-acid sequence MLDPQGLYAWEPKGLAVVDMALAQESAGLVMLYHFDGYIDAGETGDQIVDRLLDSLPHQVVARFDHDRLVDYRARRPLLTFKRDRWTEYEEPTIEVRLVQDTTGAPFLLLSGPEPDVEWERFAVAVKQIVERLGVRLSVNFHGIPMGVPHTRPVGLTPHGNRTDLMPGHRSPFDEAQVPGSAEALVEYRLMEAGHDILGVAAHVPHYIARSAYPDAALTVLEAITAATGLVLPGIAHALRTDAHRTQTEIDRQIQEGDEELTSLVQGLEHQYDAAAGAETRGNMLAEPVDIPSADEIGQEFERFLAEREGEG; translated from the coding sequence GTGCTTGATCCGCAGGGTTTGTACGCATGGGAGCCGAAGGGCCTGGCAGTCGTCGACATGGCGCTGGCCCAGGAGTCGGCCGGACTTGTCATGCTCTACCACTTCGACGGATACATCGACGCGGGCGAGACCGGCGACCAGATCGTCGACCGGCTCCTCGACTCGCTGCCCCACCAAGTCGTCGCCCGCTTCGACCACGACCGGCTGGTCGACTACCGCGCCCGCCGCCCGCTGCTGACCTTCAAGCGCGACCGGTGGACCGAGTACGAGGAGCCGACCATCGAGGTGCGGCTGGTACAGGACACCACCGGTGCACCCTTCCTGCTCCTGTCCGGACCCGAACCGGACGTGGAATGGGAACGCTTCGCCGTCGCCGTCAAGCAGATCGTGGAGCGGCTCGGCGTCCGGCTCTCGGTGAACTTCCACGGCATCCCCATGGGAGTCCCGCACACCCGCCCCGTGGGCCTCACCCCGCACGGCAACCGCACGGACCTCATGCCGGGCCACCGCAGCCCCTTCGACGAGGCCCAGGTCCCCGGCAGCGCCGAGGCGCTCGTCGAGTACCGCCTCATGGAAGCCGGACACGACATCCTGGGCGTCGCCGCGCACGTCCCCCACTACATCGCCCGCTCGGCGTACCCGGACGCGGCCCTGACCGTCCTGGAAGCGATCACGGCGGCCACCGGCCTGGTCCTGCCGGGCATCGCGCACGCCCTGCGCACGGACGCCCACCGGACGCAGACCGAGATCGACCGCCAGATCCAGGAGGGGGACGAGGAACTCACCTCCCTCGTCCAGGGCCTGGAGCACCAGTACGACGCCGCCGCCGGCGCCGAGACCCGCGGCAACATGCTCGCCGAGCCCGTCGACATCCCGTCGGCGGACGAGATCGGGCAGGAGTTCGAGCGATTCCTCGCCGAGCGCGAGGGCGAAGGCTGA
- the rpsA gene encoding 30S ribosomal protein S1 — protein sequence MTSSTETTSTTPQVAVNDIGNEEAFLAAIDETIKYFNDGDIVDGVIVKVDRDEVLLDIGYKTEGVIPSRELSIKHDVDPNEVVAVGDEIEALVLQKEDKEGRLILSKKRAQYERAWGTIEKIKEEDGIVTGTVIEVVKGGLILDIGLRGFLPASLVEMRRVRDLQPYVGKELEAKIIELDKNRNNVVLSRRAWLEQTQSEVRQTFLTTLQKGQVRSGVVSSIVNFGAFVDLGGVDGLVHVSELSWKHIDHPSEVVEVGQEVTVEVLDVDMDRERVSLSLKATQEDPWQQFARTHQIGQVVPGKVTKLVPFGAFVRVDEGIEGLVHISELAERHVEIPEQVVQVNDEIFVKVIDIDLERRRISLSLKQANESFGADPASVEFDPTLYGMAASYDDQGNYIYPEGFDPETNDWLEGFESQREVWENQYAEAQTRFEQHQAQVIKSREADEKAAAEGGDTAGAAPAASGGSGGGSYSSEGADTSGALASDEALAALREKLAGGQS from the coding sequence ATGACGAGCAGCACCGAGACCACCTCTACCACGCCGCAGGTAGCGGTCAACGACATCGGTAACGAGGAAGCCTTCCTCGCCGCGATCGACGAGACGATCAAGTACTTCAACGACGGCGACATCGTCGACGGCGTCATCGTGAAGGTCGACCGGGACGAGGTCCTGCTCGACATCGGTTACAAGACCGAAGGCGTTATCCCGAGCCGCGAGCTCTCCATCAAGCACGACGTCGACCCCAACGAGGTCGTCGCCGTCGGTGACGAGATCGAGGCCCTTGTTCTCCAGAAGGAGGACAAGGAAGGCCGCCTGATCCTCTCGAAGAAGCGCGCCCAGTACGAGCGTGCCTGGGGCACCATCGAGAAGATCAAGGAAGAAGACGGGATCGTCACCGGTACCGTCATCGAGGTCGTCAAGGGTGGTCTCATCCTCGACATCGGCCTCCGTGGCTTCCTGCCGGCCTCTCTCGTCGAGATGCGCCGCGTTCGCGACCTCCAGCCTTACGTGGGCAAGGAGCTCGAGGCCAAGATCATCGAGCTGGACAAGAACCGCAACAACGTGGTCCTGTCCCGCCGTGCCTGGCTCGAGCAGACCCAGTCCGAGGTCCGCCAGACGTTCCTCACGACCCTCCAGAAGGGTCAGGTCCGCTCCGGCGTCGTCTCCTCGATCGTCAACTTCGGTGCGTTCGTGGACCTGGGTGGCGTCGACGGTCTGGTTCACGTCTCCGAGCTCTCCTGGAAGCACATCGACCACCCCTCCGAGGTTGTCGAGGTCGGCCAGGAAGTCACCGTCGAGGTCCTCGACGTCGACATGGACCGCGAGCGCGTCTCCCTGTCGCTGAAGGCGACCCAGGAAGACCCGTGGCAGCAGTTCGCCCGCACGCACCAGATCGGGCAGGTTGTTCCCGGTAAGGTCACGAAGCTCGTTCCGTTCGGTGCGTTCGTGCGCGTCGACGAGGGCATCGAGGGTCTGGTCCACATCTCCGAGCTGGCCGAGCGCCACGTGGAGATCCCGGAGCAGGTCGTCCAGGTCAACGACGAGATCTTCGTCAAGGTCATCGACATCGACCTCGAGCGCCGCCGCATCAGCCTCTCGCTGAAGCAGGCCAACGAGTCCTTCGGTGCCGACCCGGCCTCGGTCGAGTTCGACCCGACCCTGTACGGCATGGCCGCGTCGTACGACGACCAGGGCAACTACATCTACCCCGAGGGCTTCGACCCCGAGACCAACGACTGGCTCGAGGGCTTCGAGTCGCAGCGTGAGGTCTGGGAGAACCAGTACGCCGAGGCGCAGACGCGCTTCGAGCAGCACCAGGCTCAGGTCATCAAGTCCCGCGAGGCGGACGAGAAGGCCGCTGCCGAGGGTGGCGACACCGCGGGTGCGGCTCCGGCCGCGTCCGGTGGCAGTGGCGGTGGCTCCTACTCCTCCGAGGGTGCCGACACGTCCGGCGCGCTGGCCTCGGACGAGGCGCTCGCCGCTCTGCGCGAGAAGCTGGCCGGCGGCCAGAGCTGA
- a CDS encoding class I SAM-dependent methyltransferase: MREGAHPGRIAAYPAHNLSPEVTQAAGSLTGDTSGDTAGRVARKSTTREPIIQEPESSEPAFEPEATRRDADVTESSRANRGWWDRNADEYQIEHGTFLGDDRFVWGPEGLDEVEAELLGPPEELKGKSVLEIGAGAAQCARWLTAQGARPVALDLSHRQLQHALRIGGSFPLVCADAGALPFADASFDLACSAYGALPFVADPVLVLKEVRRVLRPGGRFVFSVTHPIRWAFPDEPGPEGLTVSSSYFDRTPYVEQDDQGRAVYVEHHRTLGDRVRDIVAGGFRLVDLVEPEWPAWNSSEWGGWSPLRGNLIPGTAVFVCERD; this comes from the coding sequence ATGCGCGAAGGCGCACACCCGGGGCGGATCGCCGCATACCCGGCACACAACCTTTCTCCTGAGGTCACGCAGGCCGCAGGAAGCCTCACCGGTGACACCTCGGGTGACACCGCAGGGCGGGTTGCACGGAAGAGTACGACGAGGGAGCCGATCATCCAAGAGCCTGAATCGTCCGAGCCGGCCTTCGAGCCGGAAGCCACCCGACGTGACGCCGACGTCACCGAGAGCTCCCGGGCCAACCGGGGCTGGTGGGACCGCAACGCGGACGAATACCAGATCGAGCACGGCACCTTCCTCGGCGACGACCGCTTCGTGTGGGGTCCCGAGGGCCTGGACGAGGTGGAGGCGGAGCTGCTCGGGCCGCCGGAGGAACTGAAGGGCAAGTCGGTCCTGGAGATCGGCGCCGGCGCGGCGCAGTGCGCGCGCTGGCTGACCGCGCAGGGCGCGCGTCCGGTCGCCCTGGACCTCTCGCACCGCCAGCTCCAGCACGCGCTGCGCATCGGTGGCTCGTTCCCGCTGGTGTGCGCCGACGCGGGCGCGCTGCCCTTCGCGGACGCGTCCTTCGACCTGGCCTGCTCGGCGTACGGGGCGCTGCCCTTCGTCGCCGACCCGGTGCTGGTCCTGAAGGAGGTGCGGCGGGTGCTGCGGCCCGGGGGCCGTTTCGTGTTCTCGGTGACCCACCCGATCCGCTGGGCGTTCCCGGACGAGCCCGGCCCGGAGGGGCTGACCGTGTCCTCGTCCTATTTCGACCGCACTCCTTATGTCGAGCAGGACGACCAGGGCCGCGCGGTGTACGTGGAGCACCACCGGACGCTGGGTGACCGGGTCCGCGACATCGTGGCGGGCGGTTTCCGGCTGGTGGACCTGGTCGAGCCGGAGTGGCCTGCCTGGAACTCCTCGGAGTGGGGCGGCTGGTCCCCGCTGCGCGGGAACCTGATTCCGGGTACGGCCGTCTTCGTCTGCGAGCGGGACTGA
- the hrpB gene encoding ATP-dependent helicase HrpB: MPRYDALDALPVRSALPALNDALDGHGTAVLAAPPGTGKTTLVPLALAGLLGEGPARRVLVAEPRRIAARAAARRMAWLLGERPGESVGHTVRGERVVGRHTRVEVVTTGVLLQRLQRDQELSGVDVVVLDECHERHLDADTSAAFLWDVRETLRPELRLVAASATTDTAGWSRLLGGAPVVEARGSVFGVEVVWAPPARPVRPPHGMRVDPALLAHVASVVRRALAERSGDVLCFLPGVGEIARVAGLLGEPAGVDVLQVHGRAPAAVQDAVLAPGQRRRVVLATSVAESSLTVPGVRVVVDSGLAREPRVDHARGLSALATVRASQAAGRQRAGRAGREAPGAVYRCWAEAEDARLPSFPAPEIRVADLTAFALQAACWGDPDASGLALLDPPPGGAMAAARSLLTAIGAVDSSGRATARGLRLARLGLHPRLGRALLDGAASVGVERAVEVVALLSEEAPREYGDDLAAALRSARRGGDAYGARWRAEVRRLRAVVEDSAPTGPAGAGGKGNRSGDAAGSDARAGLVVALAFPERLARADGGSYLMVSGTRAEVREGTDLRGASWLAVAVADRPVGKGHARVQLAAVVDEEVARFAAGALLGEGDEVHWADGDVVARRVERLGAVELAVRPLRDADAGLVRGALVEGLEKDGLRLLRWSPEADVLRQRLAFLRWHLGEPWPDVSDASLHARVDEWLEPELSRARRRSDLGRIAAGEALGRLLPWASGEAARLEELAPERIAVPSGSRIRIDYADPERPVLAVKLQEMFGLQESPRVAGVPLLVHLLSPAGRPAAVTADLASFWKDGYKGVRAELRGRYPKHPWPEDPAGAEPTRFTNARLRR; this comes from the coding sequence ATCCCCCGTTACGACGCCCTGGACGCGCTGCCCGTGCGGTCCGCCCTGCCCGCCCTGAACGACGCCCTGGACGGGCACGGCACGGCCGTCCTCGCCGCGCCGCCCGGTACGGGCAAGACGACGCTGGTGCCGCTCGCGCTGGCCGGGCTGCTGGGCGAGGGGCCGGCGCGGCGGGTGCTCGTGGCCGAGCCGCGGCGGATCGCGGCACGGGCGGCGGCCCGGCGGATGGCGTGGCTGCTGGGTGAGCGGCCCGGGGAGAGCGTGGGCCACACCGTGCGCGGGGAGCGGGTCGTCGGGCGGCACACGCGCGTGGAGGTCGTCACGACCGGTGTGCTGCTCCAGCGTCTTCAGCGCGACCAGGAGCTGTCGGGCGTCGATGTGGTGGTGCTGGACGAGTGTCACGAGCGGCACCTCGACGCGGACACCTCGGCCGCCTTCCTGTGGGACGTGCGCGAGACGCTGCGGCCCGAGCTGCGGCTGGTGGCGGCCTCGGCGACGACGGACACGGCCGGCTGGTCGCGGCTGCTGGGCGGGGCGCCGGTGGTGGAGGCCCGTGGTTCCGTCTTCGGCGTCGAGGTGGTCTGGGCGCCTCCGGCCCGTCCCGTGCGGCCGCCGCACGGTATGCGGGTGGATCCCGCGTTGCTGGCACACGTCGCGTCGGTGGTGCGGCGGGCGTTGGCCGAGCGGTCGGGGGACGTGCTGTGCTTCCTGCCGGGCGTCGGGGAGATCGCGCGGGTCGCGGGGCTCCTGGGCGAGCCGGCCGGGGTGGATGTGCTCCAGGTGCACGGGCGGGCGCCGGCGGCCGTGCAGGACGCGGTGCTGGCTCCCGGACAGCGGCGCCGGGTGGTCCTGGCGACCTCCGTAGCGGAGTCCTCGCTGACGGTGCCGGGGGTGCGGGTGGTCGTCGACTCGGGGCTGGCGCGGGAGCCGCGGGTGGATCACGCGCGCGGGCTGAGCGCGCTCGCGACGGTGCGTGCCTCGCAGGCGGCGGGCCGGCAGCGGGCGGGGCGGGCCGGGCGGGAGGCGCCGGGTGCGGTGTACCGGTGCTGGGCGGAGGCGGAGGATGCCCGTCTGCCGTCGTTCCCGGCCCCGGAGATCAGGGTGGCCGACCTGACGGCGTTCGCCCTTCAGGCGGCGTGCTGGGGGGATCCGGACGCTTCCGGGCTGGCGTTGCTGGATCCGCCGCCGGGTGGGGCGATGGCGGCGGCGAGGTCTCTGCTGACGGCGATCGGGGCGGTGGACTCCAGCGGTCGGGCCACCGCGCGGGGGTTGCGGCTGGCGCGGCTGGGTCTGCACCCCAGGTTGGGCCGGGCTCTGCTGGACGGGGCCGCGTCGGTGGGGGTGGAGCGGGCCGTCGAGGTGGTGGCGCTGTTGAGCGAGGAGGCTCCGCGGGAGTACGGCGACGATCTGGCGGCCGCTCTGCGGTCCGCCCGGCGCGGGGGTGACGCCTACGGTGCGCGGTGGCGGGCGGAGGTGCGCCGGCTGCGGGCCGTCGTCGAGGACTCGGCGCCGACCGGGCCCGCCGGCGCCGGAGGGAAAGGGAACAGGAGCGGAGATGCTGCCGGTTCGGACGCCCGCGCCGGGCTGGTCGTCGCCCTGGCCTTCCCGGAGCGGCTCGCCAGGGCCGATGGGGGTTCCTACCTCATGGTCTCCGGCACCCGGGCCGAGGTCCGCGAGGGCACCGATCTGCGTGGGGCCTCCTGGCTCGCCGTGGCCGTCGCCGACCGGCCGGTGGGGAAGGGGCACGCGCGTGTGCAGCTCGCGGCGGTGGTGGACGAGGAGGTCGCCCGGTTCGCGGCCGGCGCGCTGCTCGGCGAGGGGGACGAGGTCCACTGGGCCGACGGGGATGTCGTGGCGCGCCGGGTGGAGCGCTTGGGGGCCGTGGAGCTGGCGGTGCGTCCGCTCCGGGACGCCGACGCCGGGCTCGTACGCGGTGCGCTGGTCGAGGGGTTGGAGAAGGACGGGCTGCGGTTGCTGCGGTGGTCGCCCGAGGCGGACGTCCTGCGGCAGCGGCTGGCGTTCCTGCGGTGGCATCTGGGGGAGCCGTGGCCCGACGTCTCCGACGCGTCGCTGCACGCGCGTGTGGACGAGTGGCTGGAGCCCGAGCTGAGCCGGGCCCGGCGGCGGAGCGATCTCGGGCGGATCGCTGCCGGGGAGGCGCTCGGGCGGCTGTTGCCCTGGGCCTCCGGCGAGGCGGCCCGGCTGGAGGAGTTGGCGCCGGAGCGGATCGCCGTGCCGAGCGGGTCCAGGATCCGGATCGACTATGCCGACCCTGAGCGGCCGGTCCTCGCGGTGAAGTTGCAGGAGATGTTCGGGCTCCAGGAGTCGCCGCGGGTCGCCGGGGTGCCGTTGCTGGTGCATCTGCTGTCGCCCGCCGGGCGGCCCGCGGCCGTCACCGCCGACCTCGCCTCCTTCTGGAAGGACGGCTACAAGGGGGTGCGGGCGGAGTTGCGCGGCCGGTATCCGAAGCATCCCTGGCCCGAGGATCCGGCCGGTGCCGAGCCGACCCGGTTCACCAACGCGCGGCTCAGGCGGTGA
- a CDS encoding DUF3068 domain-containing protein — protein MRRKASLILLALAVFFAALSPLLRWYAFPHLAKIPANEYQTMVLEAKNATLLDYDGLVARTVPKVTIVQTLKGDVEASEKIEKTAGRDVVVWDGLSYVQGPDGKMVSKVPERYIFDAHTQEPVHATGEMVDGDPVRREGIEFKWPFLTEKRDYEYFDAQTRTTAPIHYKGTQNFRGLEVYYFEQTVPWTKVAMPRTMPVKGITPQDIAKTGTTRWYTTVRKFWVEPVTGAPVYGEEIHKEELRGGTLLGGRAKVTAFAGHVKMREDYIEHTVSVIKSNRTLVLLLTAYLPWGFLLLGALLMSLSLYLEARARRPDEPTAAEPAAPQPVTA, from the coding sequence ATGCGCCGCAAGGCCAGCCTGATCCTGCTCGCCCTCGCCGTGTTCTTCGCGGCGCTCTCCCCCCTGCTGCGCTGGTACGCCTTCCCGCACCTGGCCAAGATCCCGGCGAACGAGTACCAGACCATGGTCCTGGAGGCGAAGAACGCCACCCTCCTCGACTACGACGGCCTGGTCGCCCGCACCGTCCCCAAGGTCACCATCGTGCAGACCCTCAAGGGCGACGTGGAGGCCTCCGAAAAGATCGAGAAGACAGCCGGCCGGGACGTCGTCGTCTGGGACGGCCTGTCCTACGTCCAGGGGCCCGACGGCAAGATGGTCTCCAAGGTCCCCGAGCGGTACATCTTCGACGCCCACACCCAGGAACCCGTGCACGCCACCGGCGAGATGGTCGACGGCGACCCGGTGCGCCGCGAGGGCATCGAGTTCAAGTGGCCGTTCCTGACGGAGAAACGGGACTACGAGTACTTCGACGCGCAGACCCGCACCACGGCCCCCATCCACTACAAGGGCACCCAGAACTTCCGCGGCCTGGAGGTCTACTACTTCGAGCAGACCGTCCCCTGGACCAAGGTCGCCATGCCCAGGACGATGCCGGTCAAGGGCATCACTCCGCAGGACATCGCCAAGACCGGCACCACCCGCTGGTACACCACGGTCCGCAAGTTCTGGGTCGAACCCGTCACCGGCGCGCCCGTCTACGGCGAGGAGATCCACAAGGAGGAACTCCGCGGCGGCACCCTGCTCGGCGGCCGGGCGAAGGTCACCGCCTTCGCCGGGCACGTGAAGATGCGCGAGGACTACATCGAGCACACGGTGTCCGTGATCAAGTCCAACCGCACCCTGGTCCTGCTGCTCACCGCCTACCTGCCCTGGGGCTTCCTCCTGCTCGGCGCCCTCCTGATGTCCCTCTCCCTCTACCTGGAGGCCCGCGCCCGCCGCCCGGACGAACCCACCGCCGCCGAGCCCGCCGCTCCGCAGCCCGTCACCGCCTGA
- a CDS encoding SPW_0924 family protein, whose protein sequence is MRALIAAATGLAVALALVLTLAALGTPAGKTSPKPLLTTVPAHP, encoded by the coding sequence ATGCGTGCCCTGATCGCCGCCGCGACCGGTCTCGCCGTCGCGCTCGCCCTGGTCCTCACACTCGCCGCGCTGGGCACACCGGCCGGCAAGACCTCCCCGAAGCCACTGCTGACGACGGTCCCCGCACACCCCTGA